In the Candidatus Electrothrix sp. GW3-4 genome, one interval contains:
- a CDS encoding N-acyl homoserine lactonase family protein, whose amino-acid sequence MNKYTIHPIVVGTKVFDKGMMTYQYDYGTPYTIPIYSWYIAGGEKKILIDTGEMHPVISEDREKAIGGKIYTLEEGLARYGLKPEDIDVVIHTHLHTDHCENDYKCSNAVFYIHEKELETINNPHPLDYRYVEDFIYEIREAGQIRTVSTDQELFPGISVMHTPAHTPGGMTVFIDTERGKTAITGFCVIRENFEPPLQVKAMEMEVIPPGTSTDTYAAYDLMLKVRDMADYVIPLHEPEFAAIESI is encoded by the coding sequence ATGAACAAATATACCATTCACCCCATTGTGGTGGGCACCAAGGTCTTTGACAAAGGCATGATGACCTATCAGTATGACTACGGCACACCTTACACCATCCCGATCTACAGCTGGTATATTGCAGGTGGTGAAAAAAAGATCCTGATTGACACAGGTGAAATGCATCCGGTCATCTCCGAAGACCGGGAAAAGGCCATCGGCGGGAAGATTTACACCCTTGAGGAGGGGTTAGCGAGATACGGACTTAAACCGGAAGATATTGACGTGGTCATCCATACCCATCTGCATACTGACCATTGCGAAAACGATTATAAATGTAGTAATGCGGTGTTCTATATCCACGAAAAAGAGCTGGAGACCATCAATAATCCCCACCCCCTGGATTACCGCTATGTGGAGGACTTTATCTATGAAATCCGCGAGGCCGGACAGATCAGAACCGTGAGCACGGATCAGGAGCTTTTTCCAGGCATCTCAGTGATGCACACCCCGGCCCATACACCGGGCGGCATGACCGTATTCATCGACACGGAACGCGGTAAAACCGCCATCACCGGCTTTTGCGTCATCCGAGAAAACTTCGAGCCACCGTTACAGGTCAAGGCAATGGAGATGGAGGTCATTCCGCCGGGTACCAGCACCGATACCTATGCCGCCTATGACCTCATGCTTAAGGTTCGGGACATGGCGGATTATGTCATCCCACTTCATGAACCGGAGTTTGCCGCGATAGAAAGTATCTGA
- the acs gene encoding acetate--CoA ligase produces MAKNEDKIVSLLQEGATFAPPVEGQDQAHVKSMDEYKAAYQRSIEDPEGFWADRAEELVTWDKKWDKVLEYDFSKPEIEWFKGGKLNMSVNCLDRHLTNGRRNKAAIIWQGEPEEDVKVYTYQMLHTEVCRFANVLKKKGVKKGDRVSIYLPMVPELSIALLACARIGAIHSVVFAGFSAVALQSRIQDCEAKVLVTADAVLRSGKVIPLKPNADSALKESSSVESCIVVERAGNDITMQDGRDSWWHEEVAADDISSECEPESMDAEDTLFILYTSGSTGTPKGVVHTTGGYLTYAMHTCQWVFDLKDDDVYWCTADIGWITGHSYILYGPLGLGATSLMFEGVPSYPGPDRFWKIVEKFKVNTFYTAPTVIRALMREGEEPIQKHDLSSLRILGSVGEPINPEAWMWYHVNIGKEKLPIVDTWWQTETGGIMISPLPYATTLKPGSATYPLPGIDAAIYDEDGNEAAPNEGGHLVIRKPWPGMLRGVYKNPERFKKTYFSRYENTYDPEDGARKDEDGCFWIMGRLDDVINVSGHRLGTAEIESALVSHTSVAEAAVVGMPHPVKGQTIFAYVTLKASATESDELIAELRKHVRAEIGPIATPEVIMWAPGLPKTRSGKIMRRILRKIAADDFDNFGDTSTLADPSVVDNLVEGRKSM; encoded by the coding sequence ATGGCCAAAAATGAAGACAAAATTGTAAGTCTACTTCAAGAGGGAGCAACCTTTGCACCGCCAGTTGAAGGACAAGATCAGGCCCACGTCAAATCCATGGACGAGTATAAAGCTGCCTACCAGCGCTCCATAGAGGATCCTGAAGGATTCTGGGCAGACCGGGCCGAAGAGTTGGTCACCTGGGACAAAAAATGGGACAAGGTGCTGGAATATGATTTCAGCAAGCCTGAAATTGAGTGGTTCAAGGGCGGCAAACTGAACATGTCCGTCAACTGCCTGGATCGCCACCTCACCAATGGTCGTCGCAACAAGGCAGCTATCATCTGGCAGGGCGAGCCGGAAGAGGACGTCAAGGTCTACACCTACCAGATGCTGCACACCGAGGTCTGCCGCTTTGCCAATGTTCTGAAAAAGAAAGGCGTTAAAAAGGGTGATCGCGTCTCTATCTACCTGCCCATGGTTCCAGAGCTGTCTATTGCCCTGCTGGCATGCGCCCGTATCGGCGCGATTCACTCTGTTGTTTTTGCTGGTTTTTCTGCCGTAGCCCTGCAAAGTCGCATTCAGGACTGTGAGGCCAAGGTCCTGGTGACAGCAGATGCCGTTCTTCGCTCTGGCAAGGTTATTCCGCTGAAGCCCAACGCAGACAGCGCCCTGAAAGAGAGCAGCTCTGTTGAAAGCTGTATCGTGGTTGAGCGGGCGGGCAACGATATCACCATGCAGGACGGTCGCGATAGCTGGTGGCATGAAGAGGTAGCAGCCGATGACATCAGTAGCGAGTGTGAGCCGGAATCCATGGATGCAGAAGACACCCTGTTCATCCTCTACACCTCCGGTTCCACCGGCACCCCCAAGGGTGTTGTCCACACTACCGGTGGTTACCTGACCTATGCCATGCATACCTGCCAATGGGTTTTTGATCTCAAAGACGACGATGTCTACTGGTGTACCGCTGATATTGGCTGGATCACCGGTCACTCCTATATCCTCTACGGACCGCTGGGCCTGGGCGCCACCTCTCTGATGTTCGAGGGTGTCCCCTCCTATCCGGGACCAGATCGTTTTTGGAAGATCGTTGAAAAATTCAAGGTCAACACCTTCTACACCGCCCCGACCGTTATCCGCGCCCTGATGCGGGAAGGCGAGGAGCCGATTCAAAAGCACGATCTCTCCAGCCTGCGTATCCTGGGTTCAGTGGGTGAGCCCATCAACCCTGAGGCATGGATGTGGTATCATGTAAACATCGGTAAAGAGAAACTGCCCATCGTGGATACCTGGTGGCAGACCGAGACCGGCGGCATCATGATTTCCCCGCTGCCTTATGCTACCACCCTCAAGCCCGGTTCAGCCACCTATCCGCTGCCTGGTATTGATGCAGCAATCTACGATGAAGACGGCAACGAGGCTGCACCTAACGAGGGTGGCCACCTGGTTATTCGTAAACCGTGGCCTGGTATGCTGCGCGGTGTCTACAAAAACCCAGAACGCTTCAAGAAGACCTATTTCAGCCGCTACGAAAACACCTATGATCCAGAAGACGGGGCACGTAAGGATGAGGACGGCTGTTTCTGGATCATGGGCCGGCTGGATGATGTCATCAACGTCTCCGGTCACCGTCTTGGTACGGCGGAGATTGAATCTGCCCTGGTCTCCCATACATCAGTTGCCGAAGCCGCAGTTGTTGGCATGCCGCACCCTGTCAAAGGCCAAACTATCTTTGCTTATGTCACGTTGAAGGCTTCAGCAACAGAATCCGATGAACTGATCGCTGAGCTGCGCAAGCATGTCCGTGCTGAGATCGGCCCCATCGCTACCCCTGAGGTCATCATGTGGGCACCGGGCCTGCCTAAGACCCGCTCCGGTAAGATTATGCGTCGTATCCTGCGCAAGATTGCTGCTGACGACTTCGACAACTTCGGTGACACCTCCACCCTGGCTGATCCTTCAGTTGTGGATAACCTGGTTGAAGGACGAAAAAGCATGTAA
- the nifE gene encoding nitrogenase iron-molybdenum cofactor biosynthesis protein NifE, with protein MEAVALKERENQIHVKGEAPFNIVCNKDSLAGAVSQRACVFCGSRVVLYPIADALHLVHGPIGCAVYTWDIRGALSSGPELHRLSFSTDLQEIDVIFGGEKKLRRALMELIARHQPKAAFVYSTCIVGIIGDDLEAVCKSVTAETGVTVIPVQSEGFKGNKRAGYQAACDAMFRLIGTGETEGISKYSLNILGDFNLAGEIWMIREYYEKMGIEVVANITGDGRVGDIRRAHGAALNVVQCSGSTMQLANMMEDKYGAPSLRVSYFGIEDMSEALYDIARFFQEKYPDDPESDRIMERTKALVQEKVGELVPKLEKYRKALAGKKAAIYVGGSFKAFSLVKAFRLVDMDVVMVGSQTGTEEDYRELEAITDPGTVIVDDANPLELNSFLKEKGVDIFVGGVKERPIAYKLGIGFCDHNHERKEALAGFEGMLNFAKEVYSSVMSPVWRFVPRNQA; from the coding sequence ATGGAAGCAGTCGCTTTAAAAGAACGGGAAAATCAGATTCATGTCAAGGGGGAGGCCCCTTTTAATATTGTCTGCAATAAGGACAGTCTGGCAGGAGCGGTCAGTCAGCGGGCCTGCGTGTTTTGTGGTTCACGAGTTGTCTTGTACCCCATTGCTGATGCCCTGCATCTGGTGCATGGTCCCATCGGCTGCGCTGTCTATACCTGGGATATCCGTGGCGCCCTGTCTTCCGGTCCGGAATTGCATCGCCTTTCTTTTTCCACCGATCTCCAGGAGATCGATGTTATCTTTGGCGGGGAAAAGAAACTGCGTCGGGCCTTGATGGAGCTCATTGCGCGTCACCAGCCCAAGGCGGCCTTTGTTTATTCCACCTGTATTGTCGGTATTATTGGTGATGACCTTGAGGCAGTCTGTAAAAGTGTGACCGCTGAAACCGGTGTTACTGTGATTCCTGTACAGTCGGAAGGCTTTAAGGGGAATAAGCGGGCAGGGTATCAGGCAGCCTGTGATGCCATGTTCCGGCTTATCGGGACCGGAGAAACGGAGGGGATCTCTAAATATTCTCTCAATATCCTGGGGGACTTTAATCTCGCTGGCGAGATCTGGATGATTCGTGAATATTATGAAAAGATGGGTATCGAGGTGGTGGCCAATATCACTGGCGATGGTCGTGTGGGCGATATTCGGCGGGCCCATGGTGCCGCTCTGAATGTAGTGCAGTGTTCCGGTTCAACTATGCAGCTGGCTAATATGATGGAAGATAAATATGGGGCTCCTTCCTTGCGGGTATCCTATTTTGGCATTGAGGACATGTCCGAGGCCCTGTACGATATTGCTCGATTCTTCCAGGAAAAATATCCCGATGATCCTGAATCCGATCGAATCATGGAGCGGACCAAGGCCCTGGTCCAGGAAAAGGTGGGTGAGCTGGTCCCGAAATTAGAGAAATACCGCAAGGCCCTGGCCGGGAAAAAGGCTGCTATCTATGTAGGGGGCTCGTTCAAGGCCTTTTCTCTGGTCAAGGCCTTTCGCCTGGTGGATATGGATGTAGTTATGGTGGGCTCTCAGACCGGTACTGAAGAGGATTATCGGGAGCTGGAGGCCATTACAGATCCAGGCACGGTTATTGTCGATGATGCTAACCCCTTGGAGCTGAATAGCTTTTTGAAGGAAAAAGGCGTTGATATCTTTGTCGGCGGAGTCAAGGAACGACCCATTGCCTATAAATTGGGCATTGGTTTCTGTGATCATAATCATGAGCGTAAGGAGGCCTTGGCTGGCTTTGAGGGCATGCTCAACTTTGCCAAGGAGGTCTATTCCTCGGTGATGAGTCCGGTCTGGCGCTTTGTCCCCAGGAATCAGGCCTGA